TGGTTACACTGATTTGCGCTATGGGTGCCGCTGCCTGTCTCTGTCCGTTGTCGAGAAGCTTAAATCGCTGACAGAATCCTCTGAGCACCGGTTCTTACTACTTTCCTCACTACCTTCCTATCCATCTAAATCAATCTGGTGCTACTATCAATCGAACGCCAAAATCGCGCTCAACTTGGCAAGCTCTAAGGCTTTGAATCTAAAGCCTTTAATTATAGCATATGGAGGTGCCATCCTCCAATGCAAGCGGCCTTGCGACGCCGCCGGATTTTCTGTTTTTGCCTCGATGTGCTTGTATTTTAAGCACTTTTTAGCGCAAATTCATTTCGCTCTCGGCCTCGCGGCGCAGCTGTTCTTGCTTTTGCATCAATTCACGATAGCGATTGCGGGCTTCTTCCGAGCCCAATCCGGTCGCTGCCAGCTGATCAAGTTCATCCTTCAATATCTTCATTTTAGTCTGGCGAATCGCGCCCGCCAGTTCTAATCGCGCGGCTTCCGTTTCCGATTCCGATTCCGCCGCTATTTCCGCGATCAGCGTTTCAAAATCCTCGCCGCCTTCGCGCAAATGCTCAGCCAATGTTGCAAAATTTGCCTGGTCGCCCATTTCGTGGCTGGCGGTGATCAGGCGCGCCAGCATTTCCGCGCGGTCCGGGGCAAAGTTCGCGACTGCGTCCAGCGCTGCATCGTCCAGTTCCGAGGCGAAAGCCGGATGCGCCACCAGCAGGCGGATAATCTGCCGTTCCAGCCCTACCGGCGCCTGGCGGTTGCTGCGCGGCGGCGCGCGGCGCGCAGCAGCAATCGGCTTGCTCAGTTCAAACAGCGATTCTATTTCGCTAGGCGTCGATTGCGTCAGCTGGGCCAGGCCGCGCACGATTTGCAATCGCAGCGAGGAGGGCGGCATCAACTGCAGCAGCGGCTTGGCATCGTACTGCGCCCGCGCACGTCCTTCGGATGTGCTCAGATCGGTTTCGCTTGTTACTTCGTTCAGCAAAAACTGTGACAGCGGCATGGCGTCATGGATCTGGCGTTCAAACGCTTCCGCTCCCATTTCCCGCACAAAGCTGTCGGGATCGTGTTCCTGCGGCAGAAACAGGAACTTGATGATCTTGTTGTCGGTGGCATGCGGCAGGCACGCATCCAGCGCGCGCCGCGCAGCCTTGCGGCCGGCGCGGTCGCCGTCGAAACTGAATACGACGTGGTCGGTCTGGCGCAAGAGCTTATGCACATGGGTCGGCGTGCAGGCGGTTCCCAAGGTGGCTACCGCCTGCGGGAATCCCAGTTGCGCCAACGCCACCACATCCATATAGCCTTCGGTCACCAGCACATAGCCGGCGTCGCGGATTGCCTGGCGGGCCTCGAACAAGCCGTACAGCTCGCTACCCTTTTGAAATAGGGGTGTTTCCGGCGAATTCAAGTACTTCGGTTCGCCGCTGTCCAGCACGCGTCCGCCAAAGCCGATCACCTGTCCCTTTGTGTTGCGTATAGGAAACATTATGCGATCGCGGAAGCGGTCGTAGCGCTTGCGGTTATGGCCTTCTTCGTCGGTACGGTCGATCACCAGGCCGGCTTCGACCAGCGCCGTGACTTCATAATCGGGAAATACCTGGCGCAAGCTGTCCCAGTTGTCGGGGGAATATCCCAGGCCGAATTTGGCCGCTACTTCACCGGTCAGGCCGCGCCTCTTCAGGTAGTCGACGGCATTCGGCGCATTGCGCAGCTGCTGCCGGTAAAAATCGCAGGCAGAGCTCATGGCATCTGACAAGGCCAGGCTTTTTGCCTGGTATTCAGCCCGTTGTGCAGGCGGAATCTTGTCGTCGTTGTCCGGCACCACCATGCCTACGCCTTGCGCCAGGTCTTTCACTGCTTCGACAAAGCCTAGGCCGGAATATTCGATCAGAAAACCGATTGCCGTACCGTGGGCGCCGCAGCCAAAGCAGTGATAGAACTGCTTGGTAGGACTGACCGTAAAGCTGGGAGATTTTTCGTTGTGGAAAGGGCACAAGCCCATCAGGTTGGCGCCGCCTTTTTTCAGCTGCACATACTTGCCCACCACGTCGACAATATCGACGCGGTTGAGCAGGTCCTGGATAAACGATTGCGGGATCACTTGGACTCGACGGCAGGCAGGGCTATGGCAGGAATATCAGGCGTTCAGGCTTGGCTGAGTGCGGCTTTTATCAGTGCCGAAACCGCTCCCATGTCGGCGCGGCCGGCAAGTTTCGGTTTCACTATGGCCATGACCTTGCCCATGTCCTGCGGGCCGGCTGCGCCGCTGGCGCTGATGGCGGCGGCAACTTCAGCCTGGATTTCCGCTTCGGATAGACCAGCGGGCATATAGGTGGAAAGAATCGCCAGTTCAGCTTTTTCGATATCGGCCAGATCCTGGCGGCCGCCGGCTTCAAACTGGCTGATCGAGTCCTTGCGCTGCTTGATCATTTTTTCGATGATCGCCAGCACATGGGTATCGCCCAGTTCGATACGCTCATCGACTTCTTTTTGCTTGATGGCTGCGGTGATCAGGCGGATGGCGCCCAGCTTTGCAGTTTCCTTGGCGCGCATCGCGGCCTTCATGTCTTCGGTAATCTGTTCTTTCAAGCCCATGCAGTTCTCCATTCGGTGGTGTTTTCCATTGTAGACGGGAAAAACAAAATTGCTGGATTGTTATGCCGGTTGCGCGGCGCAATGCTATCGTTATTGCTGCCATTCACGAAGTGGAAAACGGCAAAACCCGCTGCGGAGCAACACCGGAGCGGGTTTGTAACGCAATTCAATCAACCGCGCTGAGTGCGGTGAAGAATTAATGCAAATATTAGTACAGTTTCTTCGGCAATTGCTGGCTACGAATGCGCTTGTAATGACGTTTCACAGCAGCTGCCAGCTTGCGCTTGCGCTCAGCTGTTGGCTTTTCGTAAAATTCACGTGCACGCAACTCAGTCAGCAGACCTGTTTTTTCAATAGTGCGCTTGAAGCGACGCATCGCAACTTCGAAGGGCTCATTTTCTTTAAGACGAATTGTGGTCATGTAAATTCAAACCAAGTTTGTGTAGGGAAGAGCGAGATTATAGCCGGGAAAACGAATAAATGGAAGTGTTATCCCCGCCTGTCTGCATATTGCCGTTTATTTGCAACAGCAGTCCTGTTTAGCGTGATGTCTTGGGGCGATTGCGATCCAGAAACACAGCCAGTACGACCCCGATAAGTGCTCCGAGTATCAAGCCGATGACGAGAAATATCGACAATTTCGGGGAGGCGGGGCCTGCGGGAGCGTAAATGGCATCGACGACCATGGTTGGGAAAGTGTTGGTTTTTGTATGCAGATCTACCAATGCCGCGCGTTCGACTGTCAGACCGCGAATTAGCTCATCTTGCTTGGATGCAATGTTGCTTGCGAGGACGCTTGGTTCGAATTTAATCCCATTACCTGAAGCAGAGGCACTTTTCAGAGTGGCCTCAACGCGTACTTTTTCTGCTTCGGCTTCCGTCATCTGGCGGCTATTGACGGCAAGTCTGTCGTCGAGATTTTTAATGAGCGGCGCCAGGCGGTCGTCATGCATTTTAATCAAAGCAAGTATTGCTGCGTTCAAGTAGTTTTTCGCGTTTTCCTGGGAAAAGGCTGTAACTGTAACGTCCACAAAATTGGTGTTTTTTCCGGGTGTCGCTTTAAGCGTTTTGCGCAGGAGGCGCGTGCGGCTATCTGTGGACTCATCCAGCGGCAGACCTGCCGAGACCAGAGCCTGATCTTGCAACTGGCGCTGATTAAAGCGTTCTGCTGCTTGTGCTGTCGATTCGATCAAAGTGGTTGGGTTAACTGGCAGTTGACCAATTTGTAGGGTTGCCGAGGCTTTCCATTGTGGGGGGGTTATGCTCCAGAGTCCGCATGCCGCGGCGATCGCAACGACAATGCATACCAATAGCAGTACCCAACGCCGTTTGATACTGGTCCATATTGCGCTGAGCTCAATCAGCTCAGCGTCTTCGATTTGGCCGGAATTGTTGTTGTTTGAGAAATTATTTGGCATGGGAGTAGATTATTGAATCAGTATGGTGAATTTTATTATTGTTATTAATTATTAGATATTATCTTACAGTAACAAAAATTCAATGGACAGTAGTTCTGAATTTAAATTGCAAGCCCCGCCGCAGTGGCAGATGCCCAGGCCCATTGAAAGTTATAACCGCCGAGCCAGCCGGTGACATCGACCGCTTCACCGACAAAATACAAGCCCGCTATTTGATTGGACATCATGCTCTGCTGGGATAGTTCCCGGGTGTCGATGCCGCCGAGAGTAACTTCCGCCTTGCGGTAGCCTTCGGAGCCGCTCGGCTGGATAGCCCAGCGGTTGATGGCTTCTCCCAAATCCCGCAACAGGCGGTCGGGAGTGTCGGCCAGGCGGGCCGCCGGGTCAAGTTTATTTGCTTCGATGATGCCTTGTGCAAGCCGCGTTGGCAGCCATTGCGCGAAGACATTTCCCAGATTTTTTTTAATCGAGGATTTTCCTTCTGTTAGTAATTTGGAAACATCAACTTCCGGTAAAAGATTGAGTAGCAGTGGCGTCCCGCTCTTCCAGAAGCTGGAGATTTGCAGGATCGCCGGACCGGAAAGGCCGCGGTGGGTAAAC
The sequence above is a segment of the Collimonas sp. PA-H2 genome. Coding sequences within it:
- the dnaG gene encoding DNA primase gives rise to the protein MIPQSFIQDLLNRVDIVDVVGKYVQLKKGGANLMGLCPFHNEKSPSFTVSPTKQFYHCFGCGAHGTAIGFLIEYSGLGFVEAVKDLAQGVGMVVPDNDDKIPPAQRAEYQAKSLALSDAMSSACDFYRQQLRNAPNAVDYLKRRGLTGEVAAKFGLGYSPDNWDSLRQVFPDYEVTALVEAGLVIDRTDEEGHNRKRYDRFRDRIMFPIRNTKGQVIGFGGRVLDSGEPKYLNSPETPLFQKGSELYGLFEARQAIRDAGYVLVTEGYMDVVALAQLGFPQAVATLGTACTPTHVHKLLRQTDHVVFSFDGDRAGRKAARRALDACLPHATDNKIIKFLFLPQEHDPDSFVREMGAEAFERQIHDAMPLSQFLLNEVTSETDLSTSEGRARAQYDAKPLLQLMPPSSLRLQIVRGLAQLTQSTPSEIESLFELSKPIAAARRAPPRSNRQAPVGLERQIIRLLVAHPAFASELDDAALDAVANFAPDRAEMLARLITASHEMGDQANFATLAEHLREGGEDFETLIAEIAAESESETEAARLELAGAIRQTKMKILKDELDQLAATGLGSEEARNRYRELMQKQEQLRREAESEMNLR
- the rpsU gene encoding 30S ribosomal protein S21, whose translation is MTTIRLKENEPFEVAMRRFKRTIEKTGLLTELRAREFYEKPTAERKRKLAAAVKRHYKRIRSQQLPKKLY
- a CDS encoding GatB/YqeY domain-containing protein, encoding MGLKEQITEDMKAAMRAKETAKLGAIRLITAAIKQKEVDERIELGDTHVLAIIEKMIKQRKDSISQFEAGGRQDLADIEKAELAILSTYMPAGLSEAEIQAEVAAAISASGAAGPQDMGKVMAIVKPKLAGRADMGAVSALIKAALSQA
- a CDS encoding Wzz/FepE/Etk N-terminal domain-containing protein translates to MPNNFSNNNNSGQIEDAELIELSAIWTSIKRRWVLLLVCIVVAIAAACGLWSITPPQWKASATLQIGQLPVNPTTLIESTAQAAERFNQRQLQDQALVSAGLPLDESTDSRTRLLRKTLKATPGKNTNFVDVTVTAFSQENAKNYLNAAILALIKMHDDRLAPLIKNLDDRLAVNSRQMTEAEAEKVRVEATLKSASASGNGIKFEPSVLASNIASKQDELIRGLTVERAALVDLHTKTNTFPTMVVDAIYAPAGPASPKLSIFLVIGLILGALIGVVLAVFLDRNRPKTSR